A region from the Stygiolobus caldivivus genome encodes:
- a CDS encoding RIO1 family regulatory kinase/ATPase, giving the protein MPSLTLAERASLVGPLDYKVLKTIYSLHRNHEWIRTSELVEETGLSLRELQPVLVKLYDLRLLSKQIVTGEHSYRITFTALDILAIKKLYVDKVLKSLGIVIGVGKESEVYMGYNFSDEPVVVKFHRVGKRSYKNIRKIRNISKNKDWSIISVENAEKEYHALSCIKKNYGYVPEPFSNAYNAVVMELVEGNELYRSELDDPRGVLDQIISTVRIAYNECKMIHGDLSEYNVLVRDNTAYVIDWPQWSSTDNEDLLVRDIDHILAYFIKRYGIEENTEKILEYIKGKT; this is encoded by the coding sequence ATGCCTTCTTTAACATTAGCCGAGCGAGCGTCGTTAGTAGGACCTTTAGATTACAAAGTCCTTAAGACCATCTATTCTTTACACAGAAATCACGAGTGGATTAGAACTTCGGAATTAGTAGAAGAAACCGGGCTCAGTTTAAGAGAACTACAGCCTGTTCTTGTTAAACTTTACGACCTAAGACTATTATCAAAACAGATAGTCACTGGAGAACATAGTTATAGGATCACTTTTACAGCTCTTGATATATTAGCTATAAAGAAATTATATGTAGATAAGGTCTTGAAAAGCTTAGGGATCGTGATAGGGGTGGGAAAGGAAAGCGAAGTATATATGGGTTATAATTTTAGCGATGAGCCTGTTGTAGTAAAGTTCCACCGGGTAGGAAAGCGTAGTTATAAGAATATACGGAAGATAAGGAATATATCAAAAAATAAAGATTGGAGCATTATTTCTGTGGAAAATGCGGAAAAAGAGTATCATGCCCTATCCTGCATTAAGAAAAACTATGGGTATGTACCAGAGCCTTTCAGTAACGCGTATAATGCAGTAGTTATGGAGCTCGTCGAAGGAAATGAACTATATAGAAGCGAATTAGATGACCCAAGAGGGGTTTTAGACCAGATTATTTCGACAGTGAGAATAGCCTATAATGAATGCAAAATGATCCACGGGGATTTAAGCGAATATAATGTATTAGTCAGAGACAACACAGCTTATGTAATAGATTGGCCTCAATGGAGTAGCACTGATAATGAAGACTTGTTGGTAAGAGATATCGACCACATACTCGCATACTTTATTAAAAGATATGGAATAGAAGAAAATACGGAGAAAATACTAGAGTATATTAAGGGGAAAACATGA
- a CDS encoding DUF2153 domain-containing protein, with protein sequence MENGYLSNLDEWIKMQKNLLNTVKEMEKKYQAGDVDRLDLILATRVAFQHIMRTIKAFDQWLQDPQIIRHMPKEMLEDVMKTTWSLLETLLELDIRHTSEFRDLVLKLSKEGKLDPLIWNRPLTEENQQQPNRRGNFMTM encoded by the coding sequence TTGGAAAACGGATATCTCTCAAACCTTGACGAATGGATAAAAATGCAAAAGAATTTATTAAACACTGTTAAGGAGATGGAGAAGAAATATCAAGCAGGTGATGTTGACAGACTAGACTTGATCCTTGCCACGAGGGTCGCGTTCCAGCATATAATGAGGACAATAAAGGCTTTCGATCAGTGGTTACAAGATCCACAGATAATAAGGCATATGCCGAAAGAGATGCTAGAAGATGTCATGAAGACAACGTGGAGTTTATTAGAAACTCTTCTAGAGCTAGACATTAGACATACTAGTGAGTTCAGGGATCTTGTACTCAAATTAAGTAAAGAAGGAAAACTAGACCCATTAATATGGAACAGGCCTCTAACAGAGGAGAACCAACAACAGCCAAACAGAAGAGGAAACTTTATGACTATGTAG
- a CDS encoding Mut7-C RNAse domain-containing protein: protein MQSQKFVVDAMLGKLARWLRILGYDTAYSNSFEDWKILRIASEENRIILTRDRGLCSRARKKGLECFYVLPGLKIEEVLAKLALKYHIDLSIIDPNFSRCSVCNGVLKKINDNYWECTKCHKKYWKGSHWRTIENTLIRARTLLKSDEPKQRPVNYSQ, encoded by the coding sequence ATGCAAAGCCAGAAATTTGTCGTAGATGCAATGCTAGGAAAACTTGCAAGGTGGTTGAGGATTCTCGGCTACGATACAGCTTACAGTAACAGTTTTGAAGATTGGAAAATTTTGAGGATAGCTTCAGAGGAAAATAGGATAATTTTAACTAGGGATAGAGGTTTATGTTCTAGAGCCAGGAAGAAAGGTTTAGAATGCTTTTACGTATTGCCGGGACTAAAGATAGAAGAGGTCCTTGCTAAGCTAGCCTTAAAGTATCATATTGATCTTTCTATAATAGACCCAAACTTTTCAAGGTGTTCAGTGTGTAATGGTGTTTTAAAGAAAATTAATGATAATTATTGGGAATGTACCAAGTGTCATAAGAAGTACTGGAAAGGTTCTCATTGGAGGACAATAGAAAACACCCTTATTAGGGCGAGAACATTATTAAAGAGTGATGAGCCTAAGCAACGACCAGTTAATTACAGTCAATGA
- a CDS encoding methionine adenosyltransferase, with the protein MMRNINVQLSHWADIDSLDVELVERKGVGHPDYIADSASEEASRKLSLYYIKNYGVILHHNLDKTLLVGGQASPKFKGGEVLHPIYIVVSGRATTEVKTEHGTESIPVGTIIIESVKDWIKEHFRYLDAEKHVVVDYKIGKGSTDLVGIFEANKQMPLSNDTSFGVGFAPYSKLENLVFNTERLLNSKETKAKIPEIGEDVKVMGLRKGKKIELTVAMAVISQLVEDVNHYISIKEEAKKQILDLASKLVPDYDVKVNINTGDKIERGIVYLTVTGTSAEHGDDGMTGRGNRATGLITPMRPMSLEATAGKNPVNHVGKLYNIVANLIAQKVSQEVKGVKNVQVEVLGQIGRPIDDPLIANVQITTEDGKVTDNMKREIEGITDEMLGNIMKLSELILEGKVILF; encoded by the coding sequence ATAATGAGGAACATAAACGTTCAATTAAGCCACTGGGCTGATATAGATTCTTTAGATGTAGAACTAGTTGAAAGAAAAGGCGTTGGGCATCCTGATTATATAGCAGACTCTGCATCGGAAGAAGCCAGTAGGAAGCTTTCCCTTTATTACATTAAGAACTATGGTGTAATACTTCACCACAATTTAGACAAGACGTTACTAGTAGGTGGACAAGCTTCTCCTAAGTTTAAAGGTGGAGAAGTACTTCACCCTATCTATATTGTAGTTTCTGGTAGAGCTACTACGGAAGTAAAAACAGAACACGGAACTGAAAGTATACCCGTTGGTACAATAATAATAGAAAGCGTAAAAGACTGGATAAAGGAACATTTCAGGTATTTAGACGCAGAAAAACATGTAGTAGTTGATTATAAAATAGGAAAAGGGTCTACTGATTTAGTAGGCATTTTTGAGGCTAATAAACAAATGCCTTTATCCAACGATACCAGCTTTGGGGTAGGTTTTGCTCCTTATTCCAAATTAGAGAATTTAGTATTTAACACAGAGAGGTTATTAAATTCTAAGGAGACTAAAGCTAAGATTCCAGAAATAGGGGAAGACGTAAAAGTTATGGGGCTAAGAAAAGGTAAGAAAATAGAGTTAACAGTCGCCATGGCTGTAATAAGCCAATTAGTTGAAGACGTGAACCACTATATAAGCATTAAAGAAGAGGCTAAGAAACAAATACTCGATTTAGCATCAAAACTAGTCCCAGACTATGATGTAAAGGTAAACATAAACACCGGCGATAAGATAGAGAGAGGAATAGTATACCTTACGGTTACAGGTACTTCTGCTGAACACGGAGACGATGGTATGACGGGCAGGGGTAACAGAGCAACAGGCCTGATAACTCCAATGCGCCCTATGTCCCTAGAGGCTACTGCAGGTAAAAACCCTGTTAATCACGTCGGCAAATTATACAATATAGTAGCTAACCTAATAGCTCAAAAAGTATCTCAAGAGGTAAAGGGAGTTAAGAATGTCCAAGTAGAAGTCTTAGGTCAGATAGGTAGACCGATCGACGACCCGTTGATCGCCAATGTCCAGATCACTACAGAAGATGGTAAAGTAACAGATAACATGAAGAGGGAGATAGAAGGGATAACAGATGAGATGCTAGGGAATATTATGAAGTTATCTGAACTGATCCTCGAGGGTAAAGTTATTTTGTTCTAA
- a CDS encoding ArsR/SmtB family transcription factor produces MELIISDPEEIVKISKTLSVMARVNILRLTSENPLDITELSEILHMSKGNVSNHVAELESTGLIEINYENGVKGIRKVIKPKYEKITILLSDTSTSSEKTQENG; encoded by the coding sequence GTGGAATTAATTATATCTGACCCAGAAGAAATTGTAAAAATTTCGAAGACACTTAGTGTAATGGCTAGGGTCAACATACTCAGACTAACAAGTGAAAACCCCCTTGACATTACTGAACTAAGTGAAATCCTCCACATGAGCAAAGGAAATGTAAGCAACCACGTAGCAGAACTTGAAAGCACAGGTCTTATAGAAATTAATTACGAAAATGGGGTTAAAGGTATAAGAAAAGTTATAAAACCTAAGTATGAAAAAATTACAATATTGCTATCAGATACCAGCACTAGCTCTGAGAAAACTCAAGAAAACGGGTGA
- a CDS encoding Trm112 family protein, with amino-acid sequence MKYRLLDLLACPICKHFPLTYYVFSEKDMERGIGDQKKPLCELYCAYKKTNVKDAKEELLPCEECFRKEIVSGVLYCPECKRWYPIIDEIPRMLPDKLRRETEDVEFLRKYKDKIPREILVEGLPYNIKESI; translated from the coding sequence ATGAAGTATAGGTTACTTGACCTTTTGGCTTGCCCTATTTGTAAGCATTTCCCATTAACTTACTATGTTTTTTCTGAAAAGGACATGGAAAGGGGAATAGGTGATCAGAAAAAACCGTTGTGTGAACTCTATTGTGCATATAAGAAGACTAACGTGAAAGATGCAAAGGAGGAGTTGTTGCCCTGTGAAGAATGTTTTAGGAAAGAAATCGTGAGCGGAGTTTTATATTGTCCTGAGTGTAAAAGATGGTATCCTATTATAGATGAGATACCAAGAATGCTACCAGATAAACTAAGGAGAGAGACTGAAGACGTAGAATTTTTGAGAAAATATAAGGATAAAATACCTAGAGAGATCTTGGTTGAAGGGCTACCTTATAACATTAAAGAGAGTATTTGA
- a CDS encoding U6 snRNA-associated Sm-like protein LSm6, whose product MQAKMENPLKSLKTATNKVVLVKLKNGSEYIGRLEQSDGTMNLVLRDCVETKEGTSDPVAKYGRVLIRGSNILFISVDYEIIMGKEK is encoded by the coding sequence GTGCAAGCGAAGATGGAAAACCCATTAAAGAGCCTGAAAACAGCCACAAATAAAGTAGTCCTCGTTAAATTAAAGAACGGATCAGAATATATAGGTAGATTAGAGCAAAGCGATGGTACAATGAACTTGGTATTAAGGGATTGTGTGGAGACTAAGGAAGGGACTTCGGACCCTGTAGCTAAATACGGTAGGGTTCTAATTAGAGGGAGTAACATATTGTTCATTAGTGTAGACTATGAAATCATAATGGGAAAAGAAAAGTAA
- a CDS encoding CTP synthase gives MTKFIIVTGGVLSSVGKGTVSASLGLLLKSRGYNVTLVKVDPYLNVDAGTMNPYMHGEVFVTDDGAETDLDLGHYERFVNINMSKYNNVTAGKVYFEVIRKEREGKYLGQTVQIIPHVTDEIKSMIRNAAEKANADIAIVEIGGTVGDIESLPFLEAVRQLRIEEEEHNVLFVHVALVEYLKVTEEIKTKPLQHSVQELRRIGIQPDIIIARSVVPLDDDTKKKIALFTNVRPENIFSNYDVSMTYEVPLILENQGLPKKILEKLSLSDTPPSLDEWKKFISDLKEGKKEVTIALVGKYTKLKDSYISIREAIYHAAAKLKVKPILLWIESTDLETSPEELEKLKNVNGIIVLPGFGARGVEGKISAIKIARENNIPFLGICYGMQLAVVEFARDVMGLKGAHTTEVDPNTPYPVITLLDEQKRVVQVGGTMRLGLQKVIIREGTIASRIYGSTVAFERHRHRYEVNPEYVDKLQKNGMVISGTSENGLVEMIELKGHKFFVGLQGHPEYRSRPLSPSPVFLSFLRASAGI, from the coding sequence TTGACGAAATTTATTATAGTCACCGGCGGCGTATTATCAAGTGTAGGTAAGGGTACCGTTTCAGCGTCTTTAGGGCTTCTACTTAAATCAAGGGGATATAACGTAACGCTGGTGAAGGTAGACCCTTATCTAAACGTAGACGCAGGGACTATGAACCCGTATATGCATGGCGAAGTTTTCGTAACAGATGACGGTGCTGAGACAGACCTAGATCTCGGACACTATGAGAGGTTTGTGAACATTAACATGAGCAAATATAACAACGTAACGGCGGGTAAAGTCTACTTTGAAGTAATAAGAAAGGAAAGAGAAGGGAAATATTTAGGGCAAACTGTCCAGATTATCCCCCATGTCACAGATGAAATCAAATCGATGATAAGGAACGCTGCTGAAAAGGCAAATGCGGATATCGCAATAGTTGAGATAGGTGGTACTGTCGGAGATATAGAAAGCTTACCTTTTTTAGAGGCAGTTAGGCAATTGAGGATAGAAGAAGAGGAACATAACGTATTATTTGTTCATGTAGCACTAGTAGAATACCTTAAAGTTACCGAGGAGATAAAGACAAAACCCCTTCAGCACAGTGTCCAAGAATTACGTAGGATAGGTATTCAGCCCGATATCATTATCGCGAGGTCCGTAGTACCTTTAGACGACGATACTAAAAAGAAAATAGCCTTATTCACTAATGTTAGACCTGAAAACATTTTCTCTAACTACGATGTCTCAATGACCTACGAAGTCCCGTTAATTCTGGAGAACCAAGGATTGCCGAAAAAGATCCTGGAAAAGCTCAGTCTAAGTGATACACCACCTAGTCTAGATGAATGGAAGAAGTTTATTTCAGACCTTAAAGAAGGTAAGAAAGAAGTTACGATAGCACTGGTTGGCAAATACACTAAGTTAAAGGACAGTTATATTAGTATACGAGAAGCCATCTACCACGCCGCTGCTAAACTTAAAGTTAAACCCATTTTATTATGGATAGAATCTACAGATTTAGAGACATCTCCCGAAGAGTTAGAGAAACTGAAGAACGTTAACGGTATTATAGTCTTACCAGGTTTTGGGGCTAGAGGTGTTGAAGGAAAGATATCTGCTATTAAAATAGCTAGAGAGAACAATATTCCTTTCTTAGGGATATGCTACGGTATGCAATTAGCAGTAGTAGAATTTGCTAGGGATGTTATGGGGCTAAAAGGTGCACATACTACTGAAGTTGATCCAAATACCCCATATCCCGTGATAACTCTCCTGGACGAGCAAAAACGGGTAGTCCAGGTTGGCGGTACCATGAGGCTAGGGCTACAGAAAGTGATCATAAGAGAAGGGACAATAGCCAGTAGGATTTACGGGTCTACAGTAGCGTTTGAAAGACATAGACATAGATATGAAGTAAACCCAGAATATGTTGACAAACTACAAAAAAATGGGATGGTGATATCGGGGACTAGTGAAAACGGTTTAGTGGAGATGATTGAATTAAAGGGTCATAAATTCTTTGTCGGTTTGCAAGGCCATCCGGAGTATAGAAGCAGACCTCTATCTCCCTCACCCGTTTTCTTGAGTTTTCTCAGAGCTAGTGCTGGTATCTGA
- a CDS encoding DUF460 domain-containing protein translates to MRVMGIDIEPGQSPSSSRTPSYSIVVVNDKGEIEYKAEAVPLTRILRLAWELRPGKLAVDNIYELAAEEKKLVKILSLFPDRLEVVQVTYVNGTFKDIRDVAREAGIEVQGKPTPIKTAYLAAVLALKGIGTPIKIKENKTKIIISRGRAIGPGGMSSNRYKRNLRGLILRVAKRIKEELDSHGFDYDYSIKRSKAGIERAVFTVYSPRESLYGIVRKMKGHDLRVEIKPVYKSKIEFGDAKKEAKPLIVGIDPGIEVGISIIDLHGNPLLLISRRNIDREDIIDIVRKHGKPILIATDVTPVPDTVKKIASTLNSKLFVPDRRLGMDEKMLMVDKYSTQYGIKIDDPHVRDSLAAALKAYYEISHKLNHARGLLRRMDIEVDEDKVLECVIGGKTINECIEKEIEKEIEDNESERQPQFSAVSHNTDNNNQIESLQEENIQLKREIDKLRRKIRDLAFQNTLLQKRIDEIKMMYNKELQKERKIYELKLEIENYIKSLNSLKEQLENEKIENKELLSIIEGLAASKLTVVKVSDLPSYLQINTSEKKIILLGEEVNNSLVKLFLADSIIIERDLIKDIETLYREKIIAESENLDLRRLLDDYRRSRFRTK, encoded by the coding sequence ATGAGAGTGATGGGAATAGATATAGAGCCTGGCCAAAGTCCCTCGTCATCGAGGACTCCCTCATACTCAATAGTTGTGGTTAACGATAAAGGTGAAATTGAATATAAAGCTGAAGCAGTACCGCTTACAAGAATATTAAGATTAGCATGGGAATTAAGGCCGGGGAAACTAGCTGTTGACAACATATATGAGCTCGCAGCAGAAGAGAAAAAACTGGTCAAAATATTATCTTTATTCCCGGACAGACTAGAAGTAGTCCAGGTTACGTATGTAAACGGAACCTTTAAGGATATAAGAGATGTAGCCAGAGAAGCAGGAATAGAAGTCCAAGGAAAACCTACACCTATTAAGACAGCTTATTTAGCAGCTGTGCTAGCGCTAAAGGGTATAGGTACACCAATAAAAATTAAAGAAAATAAAACAAAGATTATAATTTCTAGGGGTAGAGCGATAGGTCCAGGCGGGATGAGTAGTAACCGATATAAGAGGAATTTAAGGGGATTAATCCTACGTGTAGCTAAGAGGATAAAAGAAGAACTTGACTCCCATGGGTTCGATTATGATTACTCTATAAAAAGAAGCAAAGCTGGAATAGAGAGAGCCGTATTCACAGTCTATTCACCTAGAGAGAGCCTATACGGAATAGTCAGGAAAATGAAAGGACATGACCTTAGGGTAGAAATAAAACCAGTTTATAAATCTAAAATTGAGTTTGGCGATGCTAAAAAAGAGGCCAAACCTTTAATTGTAGGAATAGACCCCGGAATAGAAGTAGGAATTTCTATTATCGATTTACATGGAAACCCACTCCTGCTAATCTCTAGAAGAAATATAGATAGAGAGGATATTATAGATATAGTTAGAAAACATGGAAAACCTATTTTAATAGCAACAGACGTAACACCGGTACCAGATACAGTTAAAAAGATCGCATCTACCTTAAATTCTAAACTTTTTGTTCCAGATAGAAGATTAGGTATGGATGAGAAAATGCTCATGGTTGATAAATATTCCACCCAGTATGGAATAAAAATAGACGACCCCCACGTTAGAGATTCTCTGGCCGCAGCTCTAAAAGCATACTATGAAATCTCCCACAAGCTAAACCATGCTAGGGGCTTGCTGAGAAGAATGGATATTGAAGTGGATGAAGATAAGGTTTTAGAGTGCGTAATTGGAGGTAAGACTATAAATGAATGCATAGAAAAAGAGATAGAAAAAGAGATAGAAGATAATGAGAGCGAGAGACAGCCACAATTCTCTGCTGTCTCGCATAATACCGACAATAATAATCAAATAGAATCTCTTCAAGAAGAAAATATCCAGCTTAAAAGGGAAATTGATAAACTGAGGAGAAAAATTAGAGATTTAGCATTCCAGAACACATTACTTCAGAAAAGGATAGATGAAATTAAAATGATGTATAACAAAGAGTTACAAAAGGAGAGAAAGATTTACGAACTAAAGCTAGAAATCGAAAACTATATTAAGTCGCTGAATAGTCTAAAGGAGCAACTAGAGAACGAGAAAATTGAGAACAAGGAGTTATTAAGTATAATAGAAGGTTTAGCGGCATCTAAGTTAACAGTAGTAAAAGTCTCAGATTTACCTTCTTATTTACAAATAAATACTAGTGAAAAGAAAATTATTTTATTAGGCGAAGAAGTTAATAACTCTTTAGTCAAGCTATTCCTAGCCGATTCAATAATAATAGAGAGAGATCTTATTAAAGATATAGAGACATTATACAGAGAGAAGATCATAGCAGAATCCGAAAATCTTGACCTTAGGAGACTATTAGATGATTATAGGAGGTCTAGGTTTAGAACAAAATAA
- a CDS encoding TIGR00296 family protein, with protein sequence MSLSNDQLITVNELTEDIGKRLVKIARQAIEVEIGLRKNVDESLFLPVMEKKGLAFVTLEKKSGSTTSLRGCIGYVEAVASLKDIVRRAAIGAAFSDPRFPPLRKNEIDDVIIEVTVLTRPEEIVVDNRKDLVNFVKVGEDGLIVEHGIMHSGLLLPQVPMEYCWDSETFLAETCIKAGLDPDCWLNPRVKVKKFQGIIFREVDPNSDNIAVLKPNQIKCKKDEILNL encoded by the coding sequence ATGAGCCTAAGCAACGACCAGTTAATTACAGTCAATGAGCTCACTGAAGATATAGGTAAGAGGCTAGTTAAAATAGCTCGTCAAGCAATAGAAGTTGAGATCGGTCTAAGAAAGAACGTAGATGAGTCCTTATTTTTGCCTGTTATGGAAAAGAAAGGACTGGCATTCGTGACCTTAGAGAAAAAATCAGGTTCTACTACATCTCTAAGGGGATGTATAGGGTATGTAGAAGCTGTAGCATCACTTAAGGACATAGTAAGACGTGCAGCTATAGGGGCTGCTTTTTCCGACCCGAGGTTTCCTCCCTTAAGAAAAAATGAAATTGATGATGTAATAATAGAGGTTACAGTTCTAACGAGACCTGAGGAGATCGTAGTGGATAATAGAAAAGATTTAGTAAATTTTGTAAAAGTTGGAGAGGACGGACTAATAGTAGAACACGGAATAATGCACAGTGGCCTCCTTCTCCCTCAGGTTCCAATGGAATATTGTTGGGATAGCGAAACTTTCTTAGCTGAAACTTGCATAAAAGCTGGCTTGGATCCAGACTGCTGGCTTAACCCGCGGGTTAAGGTAAAGAAATTTCAAGGCATAATTTTTAGGGAGGTTGATCCTAATTCAGATAATATAGCTGTTTTAAAGCCTAACCAAATTAAATGCAAAAAGGACGAAATTTTGAATTTATAG
- a CDS encoding orotidine 5'-phosphate decarboxylase / HUMPS family protein, with protein sequence MELLKTLNNSRLLQVALDFLKIDDAEKVAIETVRAGADIIECGTPLLKAEGINALRRLNQVSNGKIVLADTKTADAGDVEAEIANLGGAKIMTVLGIMDDATIESAVRKAHEYGILVQADLINVKNVRERAKELKDLGVDIIGLHVGLDVQKKRGISVSDLKKEIKEVSELGVLVSVAGGLNRERVEELLDLPINIFVVGGAITKSKNPYDVTAEIVKVIKQK encoded by the coding sequence ATGGAATTACTTAAAACTCTTAATAATTCTAGATTATTACAAGTAGCACTAGATTTTTTAAAAATAGATGACGCAGAAAAAGTCGCCATCGAAACAGTAAGGGCGGGTGCCGACATCATTGAGTGCGGCACACCGCTACTCAAAGCTGAAGGAATCAACGCTTTAAGGAGGCTTAACCAAGTTAGCAACGGTAAAATAGTCCTCGCTGATACAAAGACAGCTGACGCTGGAGATGTGGAGGCTGAGATCGCAAACTTGGGTGGAGCCAAGATAATGACAGTGCTTGGTATTATGGATGATGCTACCATTGAAAGTGCAGTTAGAAAAGCACACGAATATGGGATCCTAGTCCAAGCTGATCTGATAAACGTTAAGAACGTTAGAGAGAGAGCTAAAGAACTTAAGGATTTAGGAGTCGATATAATAGGGTTACATGTAGGTTTAGACGTCCAAAAGAAAAGGGGGATTAGCGTATCCGACTTAAAGAAAGAAATTAAAGAAGTATCTGAACTGGGGGTCCTGGTGTCTGTTGCAGGGGGGCTAAATAGAGAAAGAGTCGAAGAATTACTGGATTTACCGATAAACATCTTTGTCGTAGGAGGGGCTATAACCAAGTCAAAAAACCCCTATGATGTCACGGCAGAGATAGTTAAGGTAATAAAGCAGAAGTGA
- the rqcH gene encoding ribosome rescue protein RqcH has translation MNKKTSMSYIDLLAWYTENKDKIEGCRIDNIFKIEGLEAYLFKLYCKGEYKNLVLEPGKRIHFTKYERQKLSTSEVSILRELLRDRIIREISILGSERIIKIVASEKTIYLELLPRGLLVITDENNRILFSTEYKEFKDRVIKLGLGYTPPPSFKPPTKEEIEKLLKKNNLSRVLGVPQEIIEALNIKAVNESELEEAKKKVDDLIKKIVSGNFEKCLLKGVTVLPVKVEHCIQMESYNDALDEFFTAEEKDLIKSEIDKKLEEDRKKLEKTIEDTKRQIEEYEKKAEELRSIAQLIVANYDTVNTILAQSNKRNTVKAVISGVEVELDPTLTVYKNSSKYYDMAKEYIEKAKKAKLVLNELQLKMEELEKQIIERKEEILVSSRKKEWYEKYHWSITRNGFLVIAGRDVDQNESIVRKLLEDRDIFLHSDIQGAAATVLKTEGREPKEEDIVDAATISACYSKAWKSGMASIDVFWVYGDQVSKSPPSGEYLKKGSFMIYGKKNYIKNVKLELAVGLLRKDNEIKIIVGNTDNVSSKTDMYVVVSPGDEDPSKLGEKIIKYFHDKFGIQGLKAIKEDLIREIPGKSRILMKKIKT, from the coding sequence TTGAACAAAAAGACGAGCATGTCATACATCGACCTATTGGCATGGTATACTGAAAACAAGGATAAAATAGAAGGGTGTAGGATAGATAACATCTTTAAAATAGAGGGGCTAGAAGCCTATTTGTTTAAATTGTATTGCAAGGGGGAGTATAAAAACCTCGTCCTAGAGCCGGGGAAACGAATACATTTTACCAAATACGAGAGACAAAAACTATCCACGTCTGAAGTCTCTATACTTAGGGAGCTCTTAAGGGATAGGATAATAAGGGAAATATCGATTTTAGGGTCAGAGAGGATCATTAAGATAGTCGCCTCCGAAAAAACTATCTATCTGGAACTACTACCTAGAGGTTTACTGGTAATTACAGATGAAAATAACAGGATATTATTTTCTACAGAATATAAGGAATTTAAAGATAGAGTAATCAAACTAGGCTTAGGATATACTCCTCCACCTTCGTTTAAACCACCAACTAAGGAGGAAATAGAAAAACTGCTTAAGAAAAATAACTTAAGCAGAGTTCTCGGGGTCCCCCAAGAAATAATCGAAGCTCTTAACATTAAGGCTGTTAATGAAAGTGAGTTAGAAGAAGCTAAAAAGAAGGTCGATGATCTGATAAAGAAAATAGTCAGTGGTAATTTCGAGAAATGTTTATTAAAAGGTGTGACTGTTTTGCCTGTAAAGGTAGAACATTGTATACAAATGGAAAGCTATAATGATGCCCTAGATGAATTTTTCACCGCTGAAGAAAAAGATTTAATTAAGAGTGAAATAGATAAAAAATTAGAAGAAGATAGAAAAAAACTGGAAAAGACAATAGAAGATACGAAGAGACAAATTGAGGAATACGAGAAAAAAGCAGAAGAATTAAGGAGTATAGCACAACTAATAGTAGCTAACTATGACACCGTAAATACGATATTAGCCCAGTCAAACAAACGAAATACCGTAAAGGCGGTAATAAGCGGGGTCGAAGTGGAGTTAGACCCTACACTCACAGTCTACAAGAACTCATCAAAGTATTATGACATGGCAAAAGAATACATAGAAAAAGCAAAAAAGGCTAAGCTAGTACTCAATGAGTTACAATTAAAAATGGAAGAACTGGAAAAACAGATAATAGAAAGAAAAGAAGAGATCTTAGTCTCGTCTAGGAAAAAAGAGTGGTACGAGAAGTACCATTGGAGTATTACGAGAAACGGTTTTCTCGTTATCGCAGGGAGAGATGTAGACCAAAACGAGAGCATTGTCAGAAAGTTACTTGAAGATAGAGATATTTTCTTGCATTCAGATATCCAAGGTGCAGCCGCAACTGTCCTAAAAACTGAAGGAAGAGAACCTAAAGAAGAAGATATAGTTGATGCCGCTACAATATCAGCTTGCTATTCTAAAGCCTGGAAATCGGGGATGGCATCGATAGACGTATTTTGGGTATACGGGGACCAAGTGAGTAAGTCTCCCCCCAGTGGAGAATACTTAAAGAAAGGGTCTTTTATGATATACGGAAAGAAAAATTATATTAAGAATGTTAAACTAGAACTAGCAGTAGGACTTTTAAGAAAAGATAACGAAATAAAAATTATAGTGGGAAATACGGATAATGTGTCATCAAAGACCGATATGTACGTAGTTGTTTCACCCGGTGATGAGGATCCGTCAAAACTAGGGGAAAAGATAATAAAGTATTTTCACGATAAATTTGGAATTCAGGGTCTAAAGGCGATCAAAGAGGACCTAATAAGAGAGATCCCGGGCAAGTCTAGGATACTTATGAAAAAAATTAAAACATGA